The genomic stretch TGTCCTTCAAATATTACGACGAGAATAAAGTAGTTGCCGGTAAGACAATGAAAGAGCATTTTAAATTTGCAATTGCCTACTGGCATACCTTTACCGGAACTGGTGGCGATCCCTTCGGAGCACCTACTCAAGATTTTCCTTGGTTGACCAACACGGACCCTATACAACAGGCCAAGGACAAAATGGATGCGGCCTTTGAGTTCATCACAAAAATAGGAGCTCCCTACTTCTGCTTCCATGATTTTGATTTGATCGATGAAGGAAAAACATTGGCCGAATCCGAAAAAAGATTGGAAATCATTACGGACTATGCCAAGCAGAAAATGTCAGATTCCGGCGTAAAACTGCTATGGGGAACGGCAAACTGTTTCAGTAACCCAAGATACATGAACGGTGCTGCGACAAATCCAGATTTTGATGTGGTGGCCTACGCCGGTGCCCAAGTGAAAAATGCATTGGACGCCACTATAAAACTAGGTGGTGAAAACTATGTTTTCTGGGGAGGACGAGAAGGATATATGTCGCTGCTCAACACCGATATGGGCCGTGAACAGGACCATATGGCAAGATTCCTTCACATGGCCAAGGACTACGCCCGTGCACAAGGTTTCAAGGGAACCTTCTTTATTGAGCCAAAGCCCATGGAGCCCACTAAACATCAGTATGACTTTGATTCGGCTACTGTACTGGGCTTTTTGAACAAATATGGCCTCCAAGACGATTTCAAACTGAACATAGAGGTAAACCATGCAACATTGGCCCAACA from Flagellimonas oceani encodes the following:
- the xylA gene encoding xylose isomerase; the protein is MITTGDKEFFKGIGKISFEGKKSDNPLSFKYYDENKVVAGKTMKEHFKFAIAYWHTFTGTGGDPFGAPTQDFPWLTNTDPIQQAKDKMDAAFEFITKIGAPYFCFHDFDLIDEGKTLAESEKRLEIITDYAKQKMSDSGVKLLWGTANCFSNPRYMNGAATNPDFDVVAYAGAQVKNALDATIKLGGENYVFWGGREGYMSLLNTDMGREQDHMARFLHMAKDYARAQGFKGTFFIEPKPMEPTKHQYDFDSATVLGFLNKYGLQDDFKLNIEVNHATLAQHTFEHELQIAADNNMLGSIDANRGDYQNGWDTDQFPVDVYELTQAMLIILEANGFQGGGVNFDAKIRRNSTDLEDIFHAHIGGMDAFARALMAASDILENSKYSQMRKERYASFDSGSGKSFEDGKLRLEDLHKHASANQDIKKRSGKQELFENIINQYI